A window of Aeromicrobium sp. Root236 contains these coding sequences:
- a CDS encoding molybdopterin-dependent oxidoreductase translates to MNTTTRSPWWAGALAGVLAAAAGVATGTAVAALLDGVPSPIESVGNRAIDLAPPMLKDFAVERFGTHDKPVLIGGVVATLALLAAVAGVIGRTRPAIATGGVAVIGLVAVAAAAVDRTATAGRALTLVPSLLTLAVSLAALALLLVTLRRTREAAPAGLLRRDFLKAVIGVGALVIVGGVVNKLYGTAAAVASRAGIRLPKPAVAAPPVPAGTQVDVTGISPYVTANRDFYRVDTALRIPDVPAEGWNLRIHGMVDNEVNLSFRELLDMPLVEHRVTLTCVSNEVGGPYVGNAVWTGVLVKDLLEQAGVKPGADAVKSTSADKWTAGTPLEALTDDRSSMVAIGMNGEPLPLAHGFPARLVVPGLYGYVSATKWLVDLEVSRFADFKAYWTTREYDAEAPIKFSSRIDVPKSFQTFPADRVRVGGVAWAQTVGIEQVEVRVDKGPWQVAKLGAEDTVETWRQWSWQWDDATPGNHSLTVRATTKDGDTQTSERASIRPNGTTGWHSVQFRVE, encoded by the coding sequence GTGAACACGACAACGAGGAGCCCATGGTGGGCCGGCGCGCTTGCGGGCGTGCTGGCCGCCGCGGCCGGAGTGGCCACCGGTACGGCGGTGGCTGCGCTTCTCGACGGCGTGCCGTCACCGATCGAGTCGGTGGGCAACCGGGCCATCGACCTGGCGCCACCGATGCTCAAGGACTTCGCGGTCGAGCGGTTCGGCACCCATGACAAGCCGGTGCTCATCGGCGGCGTCGTCGCCACCCTGGCCCTGCTCGCGGCCGTCGCCGGCGTCATCGGGCGCACCCGGCCGGCGATCGCCACCGGCGGCGTCGCGGTCATCGGGCTGGTCGCCGTGGCCGCCGCAGCGGTCGATCGCACGGCCACCGCCGGCCGCGCCCTGACCCTCGTGCCCTCGCTGCTGACCCTGGCCGTCAGCCTCGCCGCGCTCGCGCTCCTCCTGGTCACCCTCAGGCGTACGCGGGAGGCCGCTCCCGCAGGACTGTTGCGCCGCGACTTCCTCAAGGCCGTGATCGGCGTCGGCGCGCTCGTGATCGTCGGCGGCGTCGTCAACAAGCTGTACGGCACCGCGGCAGCCGTCGCCTCACGGGCCGGGATCCGCCTGCCGAAACCCGCCGTCGCCGCCCCGCCGGTGCCCGCCGGGACGCAGGTCGACGTGACCGGCATCAGCCCCTACGTCACCGCGAACCGCGACTTCTACCGCGTCGACACCGCCCTCCGCATCCCCGACGTGCCGGCCGAGGGCTGGAACCTCCGCATCCATGGCATGGTCGACAACGAGGTCAACCTCAGCTTCCGCGAGCTCCTCGACATGCCGCTCGTCGAGCACCGCGTCACGTTGACGTGCGTGTCCAACGAGGTCGGCGGCCCCTACGTCGGCAACGCCGTGTGGACCGGCGTGCTCGTCAAGGACCTCCTCGAGCAGGCCGGCGTGAAGCCCGGCGCCGACGCAGTCAAGAGCACCAGCGCCGACAAGTGGACCGCGGGCACACCGCTGGAGGCCCTCACCGACGACCGCAGCTCGATGGTCGCGATCGGCATGAACGGCGAGCCCCTGCCGCTCGCGCACGGCTTCCCCGCCCGCCTCGTCGTCCCCGGCCTGTACGGCTACGTCTCGGCGACCAAGTGGCTCGTCGACCTCGAGGTGAGCCGCTTCGCGGACTTCAAGGCGTACTGGACCACGCGGGAGTACGACGCCGAGGCGCCCATCAAGTTCTCCTCGCGCATCGACGTGCCCAAGTCGTTCCAGACCTTCCCGGCCGACCGCGTTCGCGTGGGCGGCGTCGCGTGGGCGCAGACCGTCGGCATCGAGCAGGTCGAGGTGCGCGTCGACAAGGGCCCGTGGCAGGTCGCGAAGCTCGGCGCCGAGGACACCGTCGAGACCTGGCGCCAGTGGAGCTGGCAGTGGGACGACGCGACGCCCGGCAACCACTCCCTCACCGTCCGCGCCACCACGAAGGACGGCGACACCCAGACCTCCGAGCGGGCGAGCATTCGCCCGAACGGGACGACCGGCTGGCACAGCGTCCAGTTCCGCGTCGAGTAG
- a CDS encoding fasciclin domain-containing protein, with translation MRTTVKTFAVTAAVSLSLFTAACGSSDNKSEDAAPKAESTSSAAADPAADLVGAGCADYAKAVPEGKGSVSGMSQDPVATAASNNPLLKTLVKAVSGQLNPDVNLVDTLNGDEFTVFAPVDSAFAKLDAKTLKTLSTPAGADTLTSVLTYHVIPGQIAPADIDGTHKTVNGADLEVTGSGNDIKVGGGQATVICGGVKTANATVYLIDNVLMPPA, from the coding sequence ATGCGTACAACTGTGAAGACCTTCGCCGTCACGGCGGCCGTCTCGTTGTCGTTGTTCACCGCGGCGTGCGGCTCGAGCGACAACAAGTCGGAGGATGCCGCACCCAAGGCGGAGTCCACCAGCTCGGCCGCGGCCGATCCGGCCGCCGACCTCGTCGGTGCCGGCTGTGCCGACTACGCCAAGGCCGTGCCCGAGGGCAAGGGCTCGGTCAGCGGCATGTCGCAGGACCCGGTCGCGACAGCTGCGAGCAACAACCCGCTGCTGAAGACCCTCGTCAAGGCCGTGTCCGGTCAGCTGAACCCCGACGTCAACCTCGTCGACACGCTCAACGGCGACGAGTTCACGGTGTTCGCACCGGTCGACTCGGCGTTCGCCAAGCTGGACGCGAAGACGCTCAAGACGCTCAGCACCCCCGCGGGCGCGGACACGTTGACGAGCGTCCTGACGTACCACGTGATCCCCGGGCAGATCGCTCCGGCGGACATCGACGGAACGCACAAGACCGTCAACGGTGCCGACCTCGAGGTCACCGGTTCGGGCAACGACATCAAGGTCGGCGGCGGCCAGGCCACCGTCATCTGCGGCGGCGTCAAGACCGCCAACGCGACGGTCTACCTGATCGACAACGTCCTGATGCCCCCCGCCTGA
- a CDS encoding DUF1295 domain-containing protein, with the protein MSEIDGSALAHTLIGAAAAIAVTLLVTYAIARRIGRHNVIDVAWGLLFCCAAVAAFAGSAGHGHDLRRWLLLVMTVAWGLRLAVHIGLRSRGHGEDPRYAKLLEGRGELGIVLIVYVLQCGIAFFVALPVMVGSLTTGAVGVLGYVGVLLWLVGLAFEGIGDRQLAAYKADPDRGPVMDRGLWGWTRHPNYFGDACVWVGLFLVAAEHWPGVLTILSPALMVYLLAFGSGKRVLERHMAERPGYRAYMERTSGFFPLPPRR; encoded by the coding sequence ATGTCCGAGATCGACGGCAGCGCACTCGCCCACACACTGATCGGAGCGGCCGCGGCGATCGCGGTCACGCTGCTCGTCACGTACGCGATCGCCAGGCGCATCGGCCGCCACAACGTCATCGACGTCGCGTGGGGTCTGCTGTTCTGCTGCGCCGCCGTGGCGGCCTTCGCGGGATCGGCCGGCCACGGTCACGACCTCCGCCGTTGGCTGCTCCTCGTGATGACCGTCGCCTGGGGACTGCGGCTCGCCGTGCACATCGGCCTGCGCAGCCGCGGTCACGGGGAGGACCCGCGGTACGCGAAGCTGCTCGAGGGCCGGGGCGAGCTGGGCATCGTCCTCATCGTGTACGTCCTGCAGTGCGGCATCGCGTTCTTCGTCGCGCTCCCGGTCATGGTGGGCTCGCTGACCACCGGCGCCGTCGGCGTCCTTGGGTACGTCGGCGTGCTGCTGTGGCTCGTCGGACTCGCGTTCGAGGGGATCGGCGACCGGCAGCTCGCGGCCTACAAGGCTGATCCCGACCGGGGCCCGGTCATGGACCGTGGCCTGTGGGGCTGGACCCGCCACCCCAACTACTTCGGCGACGCCTGCGTCTGGGTCGGCCTGTTCCTCGTCGCCGCGGAGCACTGGCCCGGCGTGCTGACGATCCTGTCGCCGGCGCTCATGGTCTACCTGCTCGCCTTCGGCTCGGGCAAGCGGGTCCTCGAGCGCCACATGGCGGAGCGCCCCGGCTATCGGGCGTACATGGAGCGCACGTCGGGGTTCTTCCCCCTCCCGCCGCGCCGCTGA
- a CDS encoding DUF1365 domain-containing protein — protein sequence MSEALASYDVTIGHRRRDGFEYAFTNRGRTWLVDLDDVPRLAGPLRRLCSFSSRDHLGDPARSLRGNVDHWLAERGVQPPVTVRMLASPRVLGHVFNPLSLFYCHDGDGTLTHVVAEVRNTYGGRRCYLLEPAANGRATTDKTFYVSPFHGVDGSYELVVPAPGAELAVTVTLRRPDRAPFVATMRGTRRADARLASALRKPWANGTVDLMIRVHGIRLFLKGLRPAPRPDHQPDDLTRSQPCPRSTAAHSPTH from the coding sequence GTGAGCGAGGCGCTCGCGAGCTACGACGTCACGATCGGCCACCGCCGGCGTGACGGGTTCGAGTACGCCTTCACGAACCGCGGCCGCACCTGGCTCGTCGACCTCGACGACGTGCCGCGGCTCGCCGGGCCACTGCGGAGGCTGTGCTCCTTCAGCTCCCGCGACCACCTGGGTGACCCGGCCCGCTCGCTGCGCGGCAACGTCGACCACTGGCTCGCCGAGCGCGGCGTCCAACCGCCGGTGACCGTCCGTATGCTCGCGAGCCCGCGGGTGCTCGGCCATGTCTTCAACCCGCTCAGCCTCTTCTACTGCCACGACGGCGACGGCACCCTCACCCACGTCGTGGCCGAGGTCCGCAACACGTACGGCGGCCGGCGCTGCTATTTGCTGGAGCCCGCCGCGAACGGGCGCGCGACGACCGACAAGACGTTCTACGTGTCGCCGTTCCACGGCGTCGACGGGAGCTACGAGCTCGTCGTCCCGGCTCCCGGTGCGGAGCTCGCGGTCACCGTGACGCTCCGCCGGCCCGATCGCGCCCCTTTCGTCGCGACGATGCGGGGCACCCGACGCGCTGACGCCCGGCTCGCCTCCGCGTTGCGCAAGCCGTGGGCCAACGGGACCGTCGACCTGATGATCCGCGTCCATGGCATCCGGCTGTTCCTCAAGGGCCTGCGGCCTGCGCCGCGTCCCGACCACCAACCCGACGACCTGACCAGGAGTCAACCATGTCCGAGATCGACGGCAGCGCACTCGCCCACACACTGA
- a CDS encoding NAD(P)/FAD-dependent oxidoreductase, with protein MGRRQVAVIGSGVAGLTAAYLLQRVADVTMYEADGRLGGHAHTHELLDPDGRSLNVDSGFIVHNRQTYPNLTRLFDELGVETQESEMSMSIRCGGCGLQYAGALGASGLFPTLRNAAKPRFLYLLTEVKRFHRRARRHLAETASVEMTLDEFLAEGRFSRYFRTHFVVPMVACVWSCAPAEAGTYPARYLFEFLANHGMLSVRGSHPWRTVTGGSASYVEKVGKQLSAVNLLSPVVSVTRTGQGVRIIDADNQAAEFDAVVIATHPDQALRMLAEPTTAESAALGAWTYSKNRVALHTDASVLPPLPRAQAAWNYQMPTCEAAGDQVNVTYDMTRLQRLPGRSRYLVTLNGDEPVDPGHEIASMLYEHPVFTPESVATRADLPALNDGVIAYAGAYHGWGFHEDGCRSGVAAAKSLGATW; from the coding sequence ATGGGCAGACGACAGGTCGCCGTCATCGGGAGCGGGGTGGCGGGCCTCACCGCCGCCTACCTCCTCCAACGCGTCGCCGACGTCACGATGTACGAGGCGGACGGGCGGCTCGGGGGACATGCCCACACACACGAGCTGCTCGATCCTGACGGCCGGTCCCTCAACGTCGACAGCGGCTTCATCGTGCACAACCGGCAGACGTACCCGAACCTGACCCGCCTGTTCGACGAGCTCGGCGTCGAGACGCAGGAGTCCGAGATGAGCATGTCGATCCGCTGCGGCGGATGTGGGCTGCAGTACGCCGGAGCGCTCGGCGCGAGCGGACTCTTCCCGACGCTCCGCAACGCGGCGAAGCCGCGCTTCCTCTACCTGCTGACCGAGGTCAAGCGCTTCCACCGCCGCGCCCGGCGGCACCTCGCCGAGACCGCCTCGGTGGAGATGACCCTCGACGAGTTCCTGGCGGAGGGCCGGTTCAGCCGCTACTTCCGCACCCACTTCGTGGTGCCCATGGTGGCGTGCGTCTGGTCGTGCGCCCCGGCCGAGGCCGGCACCTATCCGGCGCGCTACCTGTTCGAGTTCCTCGCCAACCACGGCATGCTGTCCGTACGCGGCTCGCACCCTTGGCGGACCGTCACCGGAGGATCGGCGAGCTACGTGGAGAAGGTCGGCAAGCAGCTCTCGGCAGTCAACCTGCTGTCTCCCGTCGTCTCCGTCACCCGGACCGGCCAGGGCGTCAGGATCATCGACGCCGACAACCAGGCGGCGGAGTTCGACGCCGTCGTCATCGCGACGCATCCTGACCAGGCGCTCCGGATGCTGGCCGAGCCCACCACGGCCGAGTCCGCCGCGCTGGGCGCCTGGACGTACTCGAAGAACCGCGTCGCGCTGCACACCGACGCCTCGGTCCTCCCGCCGTTGCCCCGGGCCCAGGCCGCCTGGAACTACCAGATGCCGACGTGCGAGGCCGCGGGTGACCAGGTCAACGTCACGTACGACATGACGCGCCTGCAGAGGCTGCCGGGCCGGTCGCGCTATCTCGTCACGCTCAACGGCGACGAGCCGGTCGATCCCGGCCACGAGATCGCGTCGATGCTCTACGAGCACCCGGTCTTCACCCCCGAGTCGGTCGCCACGCGCGCCGACCTGCCGGCGCTCAACGACGGCGTCATCGCCTACGCCGGGGCGTACCACGGCTGGGGATTCCACGAGGACGGCTGCCGCTCGGGCGTCGCCGCGGCGAAGAGCCTGGGTGCCACTTGGTGA
- a CDS encoding anti-sigma factor domain-containing protein yields the protein MTTDLHSLLAPYVLDALDPDERNRFEAHLEHCPDCSAELGGLQETATRLGEAQSQEPPAALRERLLSAIGSVPQDRPIVTSLSARTGLRRRLPQLVAAAALVLAAAGGGGYLVERDRVQDREQRIDAITSVLGAADAATSAQDFPNGGTVRLVTSKKRDAAVVVARDLPALADGKVYQVWLIKSAKAESQGTFSRSGEMIMKDLASADQLAVTVEPSGGSDKPTTAPVLDVPV from the coding sequence ATGACCACCGACCTGCACTCTCTTCTCGCACCGTACGTCCTCGACGCGCTCGATCCCGACGAACGCAACCGGTTCGAGGCGCACCTCGAGCACTGTCCCGACTGCAGCGCTGAGCTCGGGGGTCTGCAGGAGACCGCGACACGGCTCGGTGAGGCGCAGAGTCAGGAACCGCCTGCCGCCCTCCGCGAGCGACTGCTGTCCGCGATCGGGTCGGTCCCGCAGGACCGGCCGATCGTCACCTCGCTGAGCGCTCGCACCGGGCTCCGACGCAGGCTGCCGCAGCTCGTCGCGGCGGCCGCCCTCGTGCTGGCCGCCGCCGGCGGTGGGGGCTACCTCGTCGAGCGTGACCGGGTCCAGGACCGCGAGCAGCGGATCGACGCCATCACGTCCGTGCTCGGCGCGGCCGACGCCGCCACGTCGGCGCAGGACTTCCCCAACGGGGGGACGGTTCGCCTCGTGACGTCCAAGAAGCGTGACGCCGCCGTGGTCGTTGCCCGCGACCTGCCGGCCCTCGCCGACGGCAAGGTCTACCAGGTGTGGCTCATCAAGAGCGCCAAGGCAGAGTCGCAGGGCACGTTCTCGCGATCGGGCGAGATGATCATGAAGGACCTGGCCAGCGCGGACCAGCTCGCGGTGACGGTCGAGCCGAGCGGTGGCTCCGACAAGCCGACGACGGCACCGGTCCTCGACGTCCCGGTGTGA
- the sigK gene encoding ECF RNA polymerase sigma factor SigK, which yields MTRSAAHLRLADASSDEPAGDAAELLVRVGRGDEQAFVAVYDLLGASVYGMARRVVRDPARAEEIAQEVFIQVWQSAARFDPVRGSARGWVMTLAHRRAVDAVRHDQAATNRENSYDWSNGPDYDEVEETVSATLEHEQVRRCLEGLTELQREAVNLAYYNGHTYAEVAQVLDVNPATIKTRIRDGLVRLRDCIGVPA from the coding sequence GTGACCCGCAGCGCCGCGCACCTGCGCCTCGCCGACGCGTCGTCCGACGAGCCGGCGGGCGATGCCGCTGAGCTGCTCGTCCGTGTGGGGCGCGGTGACGAGCAGGCCTTTGTCGCCGTCTATGACCTGCTCGGCGCCTCGGTCTACGGAATGGCGCGCCGGGTCGTGCGCGATCCGGCACGGGCCGAGGAGATCGCCCAAGAGGTCTTCATCCAGGTCTGGCAGTCGGCAGCACGGTTCGACCCGGTGCGGGGGAGCGCACGTGGTTGGGTCATGACGCTTGCCCACCGGCGCGCTGTCGACGCCGTCCGGCACGATCAGGCGGCGACCAACCGCGAGAACAGCTACGACTGGTCGAACGGCCCGGACTACGACGAGGTCGAGGAGACCGTGAGCGCGACGCTCGAGCACGAACAGGTGCGCCGCTGCCTCGAAGGGCTCACCGAGCTCCAGCGCGAGGCCGTCAACCTGGCCTACTACAACGGCCACACGTACGCCGAGGTGGCACAGGTCCTCGACGTCAACCCCGCCACCATCAAGACCCGGATCCGCGACGGCCTCGTCCGCCTGCGCGACTGCATCGGAGTTCCGGCATGA
- a CDS encoding amino acid ABC transporter ATP-binding protein: MLRAEAVRKSFNGTEVLKGIDLEVAEGEVVCLIGASGSGKSTLLRCLNLLEQVDDGDIWLGDAEITDPRVDVDAIRRRIGIVFQAYNLFPHKTVLDNIVLAPVKAGGRSRAEAVADAHRLLARIGLEDRAGAYPDALSGGQQQRVALVRAIAMRPEVLLLDEITSALDPMLVGEVLDVIRDLRTEGMTIVMATHEMAFAREVADRIVFMADGRIEESGPPEQLFTAPKSARTAEFLARHRS, from the coding sequence GAGGGCTGAGGCGGTCCGCAAGTCGTTCAACGGCACCGAGGTGCTCAAGGGCATCGACCTCGAGGTCGCCGAGGGCGAGGTCGTCTGCCTCATCGGGGCTTCCGGTTCGGGGAAGTCGACGCTCCTGCGCTGCCTCAACCTGTTGGAGCAGGTCGACGACGGTGACATCTGGCTCGGCGATGCCGAGATCACCGATCCGCGCGTCGACGTCGACGCGATCCGGCGCCGGATCGGCATCGTCTTCCAGGCCTACAACCTGTTCCCGCACAAGACCGTGCTCGACAACATCGTCCTGGCTCCGGTCAAGGCCGGTGGGCGGAGTCGTGCCGAGGCCGTGGCCGACGCGCACCGGCTCCTGGCCCGGATCGGCCTCGAGGACCGCGCCGGGGCCTACCCCGACGCCCTTTCCGGAGGCCAGCAGCAGCGGGTCGCGCTCGTACGCGCGATCGCGATGCGGCCCGAGGTCCTCCTGCTCGACGAGATCACCTCGGCGCTCGACCCGATGCTGGTCGGCGAGGTGCTGGACGTCATCCGTGACCTGCGGACCGAGGGGATGACCATCGTCATGGCGACGCACGAGATGGCGTTCGCCCGCGAGGTGGCCGACCGCATCGTCTTCATGGCCGACGGGCGCATCGAGGAGTCCGGTCCGCCGGAGCAGCTGTTCACGGCGCCCAAGAGCGCGCGCACCGCGGAGTTCCTGGCCCGTCACCGCTCGTGA